From a single Actinomyces viscosus genomic region:
- the obgE gene encoding GTPase ObgE: MPSFIDRVVLHVAGGDGGNGCTSVHREKFKPLAGPDGGDGGHGGDVVLTVDPRVTTLLSYHRAPHQRAGNGTPGMGDWRRGTDGKDLILPVPEGTVVKDAGGQVIADLVGEGASIVVAEGGTGGRGNFSLASSKRKAPGFHLLGEPGQARDITLELKTIADVALVGYPSAGKSSLIAAMSAARPKIADYPFTTLVPNLGVVEAGDVRYTIADVPGLIPGASQGKGLGLDFLRHIERCAVIVHVLDCATLEPGRDPLSDLDTIEAELAAYSERLGDQEDDPSLTGRVPLMERPRIVVLNKVDVPDAAELAEFVRADIEVRGLPVFIVSAVAHTGLRPLSFALAGEVERARAMAPAAPSGSDEPGGADRARPVIRPAAVGRREKDSVAQVRLLAHPSEGQVYQVRGQRPERWVRQTDFSNDEAVGYLADRLAAAGVEDELVKAGAHAGDTVLIGEVDGGVLFTWEPSMSTGPELLGARGTDLRLEGSRRRTNVERRSRYHEMMDAKEAARQQLRDEASEGLWTDATTWHEGDED; the protein is encoded by the coding sequence ATGCCCAGTTTCATTGACCGAGTGGTCCTCCACGTGGCCGGCGGCGACGGCGGCAACGGCTGCACCTCCGTGCACCGCGAGAAGTTCAAGCCCCTGGCCGGGCCCGACGGCGGTGACGGCGGTCATGGCGGCGACGTCGTCCTGACCGTCGACCCCCGGGTGACGACGCTGCTGAGCTACCACCGCGCCCCGCACCAGCGGGCCGGGAACGGCACCCCCGGCATGGGGGACTGGCGGCGTGGCACCGATGGCAAGGACCTCATCCTGCCCGTTCCCGAGGGAACCGTCGTCAAGGACGCCGGCGGCCAGGTCATCGCCGACCTCGTGGGGGAGGGGGCCAGCATCGTCGTCGCCGAGGGGGGCACCGGCGGGCGCGGCAACTTCTCCCTGGCCTCCTCCAAGCGCAAGGCGCCCGGCTTCCACCTGCTGGGCGAGCCCGGCCAGGCCAGGGACATCACCCTGGAGCTCAAGACCATCGCCGACGTCGCCCTGGTGGGTTACCCCAGCGCCGGCAAGTCCTCCCTCATCGCCGCTATGAGCGCGGCCAGGCCCAAGATCGCCGACTACCCCTTCACCACCCTCGTGCCCAACCTCGGGGTCGTCGAGGCCGGCGACGTCCGCTACACGATCGCCGACGTCCCGGGCCTCATCCCCGGCGCCTCGCAGGGCAAGGGGCTGGGCCTGGACTTCCTGCGGCACATTGAGCGCTGCGCCGTCATCGTCCACGTCCTGGACTGCGCCACCCTCGAGCCGGGCCGCGATCCCCTGTCCGACCTGGACACCATCGAGGCCGAGCTCGCCGCCTACTCCGAACGCCTGGGGGACCAGGAGGACGACCCCTCCCTCACCGGCCGTGTCCCGCTCATGGAGCGCCCCCGCATCGTGGTGCTCAACAAGGTCGACGTTCCCGACGCAGCCGAGCTCGCCGAGTTCGTGCGCGCCGACATCGAGGTCAGGGGCCTGCCCGTGTTCATCGTCTCGGCGGTCGCCCACACCGGGCTGCGGCCCCTGTCCTTCGCTTTGGCCGGTGAGGTCGAGCGGGCCCGTGCGATGGCCCCGGCGGCGCCTTCGGGCAGCGATGAGCCCGGCGGGGCGGACAGGGCTCGCCCGGTCATCCGCCCCGCAGCCGTGGGACGCCGTGAGAAGGACAGCGTCGCCCAGGTGCGTCTGCTCGCCCACCCCAGTGAGGGGCAGGTCTACCAGGTCCGCGGTCAGCGTCCCGAGCGGTGGGTGCGCCAGACCGACTTCTCCAATGACGAGGCAGTCGGCTACCTCGCCGACCGGCTGGCAGCGGCGGGGGTTGAGGACGAGCTCGTCAAGGCCGGCGCCCATGCCGGGGACACCGTCCTCATCGGTGAGGTGGACGGGGGAGTGCTCTTCACCTGGGAGCCCTCGATGAGCACCGGTCCCGAGCTGCTGGGCGCCCGCGGCACCGACCTGCGTCTGGAGGGCAGCCGGCGTCGGACCAACGTGGAACGGCGCAGCCGGTACCACGAGATGATGGACGCCAAGGAGGCCGCGCGCCAGCAGCTGCGTGACGAGGCCTCCGAGGGGCTGTGGACCGACGCCACCACCTGGCACGAGGGCGACGAGGACTGA
- a CDS encoding glutamate-5-semialdehyde dehydrogenase, with amino-acid sequence MNDVDAHELVTAAAHAARNAQRSLARAPRAVKDAALEAMARSLTEHAESILAANAADLERGREAGMRPGLLDRLALDTGRLDAIAASLREVAALPDPVGQVVDGSVMPNGLRVRRVRVPLGVVGMIYEARPNVTVDTAALAVKSGNAIILRGGSAAQDSNAAIVAALRGALEDQGLPADLVTSVDAAGRDGARALMRAHGLVDALVPRGGAGLIRTVVEQSTVPVIETGSGNCHVYVDASADLQAAVDIIVNAKTQRVGVCNAAETLLVHADAAPAYLPKAAVALWDKRTTLHVDPTTHRILAEVAAGSGCEELLTEATETDWDTEYGSLDLAVRVVEGLEEAVDHIRAHTTGHTEAVIAQDVGVINDFIAGMDSAAIMVNASTRFTDGGQLGLGAELGISTQKLHARGPMGLTELTTTTWIVEGEGHIRP; translated from the coding sequence ATGAACGACGTCGACGCCCACGAGCTCGTCACCGCAGCCGCCCACGCAGCCCGCAACGCGCAACGGAGCCTGGCCAGGGCCCCGCGCGCCGTCAAGGACGCCGCCCTGGAGGCCATGGCCCGCAGCCTCACCGAGCATGCCGAGTCCATCCTGGCGGCCAACGCCGCCGACCTGGAGCGCGGACGCGAGGCCGGGATGAGGCCCGGGCTCCTGGACCGTCTGGCCCTGGACACCGGCCGCCTGGACGCCATCGCCGCCTCCTTGCGCGAGGTGGCCGCACTGCCCGACCCGGTCGGCCAGGTCGTGGACGGCTCGGTCATGCCCAACGGGCTGCGGGTGCGTCGAGTGCGCGTGCCCCTGGGCGTCGTCGGCATGATTTACGAGGCCCGCCCCAACGTCACCGTTGACACCGCGGCCCTGGCCGTCAAGTCCGGCAACGCCATCATCCTGCGCGGAGGCAGCGCCGCCCAGGACTCCAACGCCGCCATCGTCGCGGCCCTGCGCGGCGCCCTGGAGGACCAGGGACTGCCCGCCGACCTGGTCACCAGCGTCGACGCCGCCGGACGGGACGGGGCCCGCGCCCTCATGCGGGCCCACGGCCTGGTCGACGCCCTGGTACCGCGCGGTGGGGCCGGACTCATCCGCACCGTCGTCGAGCAGTCCACCGTTCCCGTCATCGAGACCGGCTCGGGCAACTGCCACGTCTACGTCGACGCCAGCGCCGACCTCCAGGCCGCGGTCGACATCATCGTCAACGCCAAGACCCAGCGCGTCGGCGTGTGCAACGCCGCCGAGACGCTCCTGGTCCACGCCGACGCCGCCCCCGCCTACCTGCCGAAGGCGGCCGTCGCCCTGTGGGACAAGCGCACCACCCTGCACGTCGACCCCACAACCCACCGGATCCTGGCCGAGGTCGCGGCCGGCAGCGGGTGCGAGGAGCTCCTGACCGAGGCCACGGAGACCGACTGGGACACCGAGTACGGCTCACTGGACCTGGCCGTCCGCGTCGTCGAGGGCCTGGAAGAGGCCGTCGACCACATCCGGGCCCATACCACCGGACACACCGAGGCGGTTATCGCCCAGGACGTCGGTGTCATCAACGACTTCATCGCGGGCATGGACTCGGCGGCCATCATGGTCAACGCCTCCACCCGCTTCACCGACGGCGGCCAGCTGGGCCTGGGGGCCGAGCTGGGCATCTCCACGCAGAAGCTTCACGCCCGCGGCCCCATGGGCCTGACCGAGCTGACCACAACGACCTGGATCGTCGAGGGCGAGGGGCACATCCGTCCCTGA
- a CDS encoding response regulator transcription factor, with amino-acid sequence MSSILIVEDEPRIVAFLTKGLKAAGFTTHAASAGLEAVALALQESFDLIILDVGLPDIDGFEVLQQLRGQGVTAPVIMLTARSSVADRVAGLEGGADDYMPKPFSFEELLARIRVRLRPEATGPDQMRLTHRDMVLDLRTRTLSLEGRTVELSAREFALAEAFMRHPGQVLSREQLLSSVWGLDFDPGSNVVEVYVSYLRNKLGRQRVETVRGMGYRLT; translated from the coding sequence ATGAGCAGCATCCTGATCGTTGAGGATGAGCCCCGGATCGTCGCCTTCCTCACCAAGGGCCTCAAGGCGGCCGGCTTCACCACGCACGCCGCCTCCGCCGGCCTGGAGGCTGTGGCGCTCGCCCTCCAGGAGAGCTTCGACCTCATCATCCTGGACGTGGGGCTGCCCGACATCGACGGCTTCGAGGTGCTCCAGCAGCTTCGTGGACAAGGTGTGACGGCACCGGTCATCATGCTCACCGCGCGCTCCTCCGTGGCCGACCGCGTCGCCGGTCTCGAGGGCGGTGCGGACGACTACATGCCCAAGCCCTTCTCCTTCGAGGAGCTCCTGGCCCGCATCCGGGTGCGGCTGCGCCCGGAGGCCACGGGCCCCGACCAGATGCGGCTGACCCACCGTGACATGGTCCTGGACCTGCGTACCCGCACCCTGTCGCTGGAGGGCCGGACCGTGGAGCTCTCGGCGCGGGAGTTCGCCCTGGCCGAGGCCTTCATGCGTCACCCCGGTCAGGTCCTCAGCCGCGAGCAGCTCCTGAGCTCCGTGTGGGGGCTGGACTTCGACCCCGGCTCCAACGTGGTGGAGGTCTACGTCTCCTACCTGCGCAACAAGCTGGGCAGGCAGCGGGTGGAGACGGTGCGTGGCATGGGCTACCGGCTCACCTGA
- a CDS encoding sensor histidine kinase — translation MTSLMPTRTVTIGTRVMWAIVLVASIALITCGAIVWALGHSSVSADATNRLEHSRDRIRQLAADRVDPSSGQPLEDVSSVLRAHIQRTAEGPGEAELGFVGTSSDTELTWVSSDNVSFRPEEDPELLKQVTSQAAASESVIETVRTSSSSYRVLIVPVQDGSQRGALVHVIDLKVAESQLQRTMAFYAAAAVFTVALVTGLAWFAVERLLRPIEQLRRATESIGEDDLTTRVPVKGRDDLTALAAAVNRMLDRVQTSVEAQRNLLDDVGHELRTPIAVVRGHLELTDPGDPEDVRQTQLLAIDELDRMGMLVDDLILLAKSAQSDFTTPVDTDVAELTELVFDKSLALGERRWQLESAAFTRASIDPTRITQAWLQLVANAVKYFEHCSTVSLGSAVRDGHLLMWVGDEGIGIAPEEIDLVRQRFKRTSSAQELASGTGLGLSIVETIVAAHGGELDIRSQVGVGSVFTMRIPLTAPGPAPSVSPAPHPTQGTRTHSRSDPP, via the coding sequence CGCTGGGCCACTCCAGCGTGTCGGCCGACGCCACCAACCGGCTCGAGCACAGCCGCGACCGGATCCGACAGCTGGCCGCCGACCGGGTCGACCCCTCTAGCGGCCAGCCCCTGGAGGACGTCTCATCCGTCCTTCGAGCCCATATCCAGCGCACCGCCGAGGGTCCCGGTGAGGCGGAGCTCGGATTCGTGGGGACCAGCTCCGACACGGAGCTGACCTGGGTCTCCTCCGACAACGTCTCCTTCCGTCCGGAGGAGGACCCGGAGCTGCTCAAGCAGGTGACCTCCCAGGCTGCCGCGTCGGAGTCAGTCATCGAGACGGTGCGCACCTCCTCGTCGAGCTACCGGGTCCTCATCGTCCCGGTGCAGGACGGCTCCCAGCGAGGGGCGCTGGTGCATGTCATCGACCTCAAGGTCGCCGAGTCCCAGCTCCAGCGCACCATGGCCTTCTACGCCGCGGCGGCCGTCTTCACCGTCGCCCTGGTGACAGGCCTGGCCTGGTTCGCCGTCGAGCGGCTCCTGCGCCCCATCGAGCAGCTGCGGCGCGCCACCGAGTCCATCGGCGAGGACGACCTGACCACCCGGGTCCCGGTCAAGGGCCGCGACGACCTCACCGCCCTGGCCGCGGCCGTCAACCGGATGCTCGATCGGGTCCAGACCTCGGTGGAGGCTCAGCGCAACCTGCTCGACGACGTCGGCCACGAGCTGCGCACACCCATCGCCGTGGTCCGCGGTCACCTCGAGCTCACCGACCCCGGCGACCCGGAGGACGTACGCCAGACCCAGCTGCTGGCCATCGACGAGCTCGATCGGATGGGGATGCTCGTCGACGACCTGATCCTCCTGGCCAAGAGCGCCCAGAGCGACTTCACCACCCCCGTGGACACCGACGTCGCCGAGCTCACCGAGCTGGTCTTCGACAAGTCCCTCGCCCTGGGTGAGCGCCGCTGGCAGCTGGAGTCGGCGGCCTTCACCCGGGCCAGCATCGACCCCACCCGGATCACCCAGGCCTGGCTCCAGCTGGTGGCCAACGCCGTGAAGTACTTCGAGCACTGCAGCACCGTCTCCCTGGGCTCCGCGGTCCGGGACGGTCATCTGCTGATGTGGGTGGGCGACGAGGGCATCGGGATCGCCCCCGAGGAGATCGACCTGGTGCGCCAGAGGTTCAAGCGCACCTCCAGCGCTCAGGAGCTGGCCTCCGGGACGGGACTGGGACTGAGTATCGTGGAGACGATCGTCGCAGCGCACGGCGGGGAGCTGGACATACGCTCCCAGGTGGGCGTCGGCTCGGTGTTCACCATGAGGATCCCCCTCACGGCTCCGGGCCCGGCCCCGTCCGTGTCTCCAGCCCCGCACCCCACTCAAGGAACTCGTACTCACTCTAGGAGTGATCCGCCATGA
- a CDS encoding ubiquitin carboxyl-hydrolase, whose product MRNLLRRAGRGRVIATAVVIVTSGLLVGVARMVFFSPTESVSEPGIVLTGTPGSTSSQSSATATPGQAAGGASSTRYEQYGAEAESSAHAEQGHSPQPVEPDPPVAVDHGSRQPAPAAPNVPAATTRSDDASPDVDDDDDDRNPVRIGVRDQDNDYDVDD is encoded by the coding sequence ATGCGGAACCTGCTTCGCCGGGCCGGTCGTGGCCGCGTCATCGCCACGGCGGTCGTCATCGTCACCTCCGGGCTGCTGGTCGGGGTCGCCCGCATGGTGTTCTTCAGTCCCACCGAGTCCGTGAGCGAGCCGGGCATCGTCCTGACCGGAACCCCGGGAAGCACCTCGTCGCAGTCCTCCGCCACGGCGACGCCGGGCCAGGCCGCCGGCGGTGCCAGCAGCACCCGCTACGAGCAGTACGGTGCCGAGGCGGAGTCGTCCGCGCACGCCGAGCAGGGGCACTCCCCCCAGCCGGTTGAGCCCGACCCGCCGGTCGCCGTCGACCACGGCAGCCGGCAGCCGGCACCCGCCGCGCCCAACGTGCCCGCGGCAACCACAAGGTCCGACGACGCCTCCCCGGACGTCGACGACGATGACGACGACAGGAATCCGGTGAGGATCGGTGTGAGGGATCAGGACAACGACTACGACGTCGACGACTGA
- the proB gene encoding glutamate 5-kinase yields MVVKVGSSSLTRADGGLDLNRIDILAGLIAGMRHRGHDVVLVSSGAVASGLAPLGLDRRPDELRLLQAAASVGQGRLAARWETAMSAYGLVTAQVLLTAHDVAIRSHYRTVRATFDSLLCLGAVPIINENDAVATSEFSLGDNDRLAALVAHLVTADVLVLLTDVDGLWTARPGTPGAEPIRHVRAASDLEGVSVSGRGSFVGTGGMTTKLQAATIACASGTTTLIARADDAARLLGQEQVPADLGTWFEPTGPHRPSRRLWMAHASQPEGRLLIDTGAARALTVGKKSLLLPGLTGVDGDFESGTVVDVVGPDGVLARGICRYAAAELREVLAARAAGAPAPDHVAPVVHRDDLAELPRTAGV; encoded by the coding sequence GTGGTGGTCAAGGTCGGATCCTCCTCGCTGACGCGCGCCGACGGCGGACTCGACCTCAACCGCATTGACATCCTGGCCGGCCTGATCGCCGGGATGCGCCATCGCGGTCATGACGTCGTCCTGGTCTCCTCCGGGGCGGTCGCCTCGGGCCTGGCGCCCCTGGGCCTGGACCGGCGCCCCGACGAGCTGCGCCTCCTGCAGGCCGCCGCCTCGGTGGGTCAGGGGCGCCTCGCGGCCCGCTGGGAGACCGCGATGAGCGCCTACGGCCTGGTGACCGCCCAGGTCCTGCTGACTGCCCACGACGTCGCCATCCGCAGTCACTACCGCACGGTGCGCGCCACCTTCGACTCCCTGCTCTGCCTGGGGGCCGTCCCCATCATCAACGAGAACGACGCGGTGGCCACCAGCGAGTTCAGCCTCGGTGACAACGACCGACTGGCCGCCCTGGTGGCCCACCTGGTGACCGCCGACGTGCTCGTTCTGCTCACGGACGTCGACGGCCTGTGGACCGCGCGGCCCGGGACCCCCGGTGCCGAGCCCATCCGGCACGTGCGTGCGGCCTCCGACCTGGAGGGCGTCAGCGTCTCCGGGCGCGGCTCCTTCGTGGGCACCGGCGGCATGACCACCAAGCTCCAGGCCGCCACCATCGCCTGCGCCTCGGGCACCACCACCCTCATCGCCCGGGCCGACGACGCCGCCCGCCTCCTGGGACAGGAGCAGGTCCCCGCGGACCTGGGCACCTGGTTCGAGCCCACCGGGCCGCACCGCCCCAGCCGCCGGCTGTGGATGGCCCACGCCTCCCAGCCCGAGGGTCGTCTCCTCATCGACACCGGGGCCGCCCGGGCCCTGACCGTGGGCAAGAAGTCGCTCCTGCTGCCCGGCCTCACCGGTGTCGACGGCGACTTCGAGTCCGGGACCGTGGTCGACGTCGTCGGCCCCGATGGTGTCCTGGCCCGTGGGATCTGCCGCTACGCCGCCGCCGAGCTGCGTGAGGTCCTGGCCGCCCGAGCGGCGGGCGCGCCGGCACCCGATCACGTGGCCCCCGTCGTCCACCGCGACGACCTCGCCGAGCTGCCCCGCACCGCCGGGGTCTGA